A single Bosea sp. PAMC 26642 DNA region contains:
- a CDS encoding lysophospholipid acyltransferase family protein, translating to MTGLRPGAIMRLAVLGLCALLLLPMQLLSMRLGRGAVIPRLFHRITCRCLGVRVRVRGTAPAADAGGLIVANHVSWLDIAVIGAQRPVCFVAKSEVAGWPVIGFLARLQRTVFIDRMRRSATAGTAAEMGERLAAGEAVVLFAEGTTGDGTRTLPLRSSLLGAAHEALGPREDGDITVQPLAITYTGFHGMAGGRDERTALAWYGETELVPHLRTLLNTGAIDVELAWGPPIAMGKKTSRKEATRLAEIAIRRARQEAVTGRGLD from the coding sequence ATGACAGGCCTTCGCCCCGGCGCGATCATGCGGCTTGCCGTCCTGGGGCTGTGCGCGCTCCTGCTGCTGCCGATGCAGCTTCTGTCGATGCGGCTGGGGCGCGGGGCCGTCATTCCGAGGCTCTTCCACAGGATCACCTGCCGCTGTCTCGGCGTGCGCGTCCGGGTCAGGGGGACGGCGCCGGCAGCGGATGCTGGCGGGCTGATCGTCGCCAATCACGTCTCCTGGCTCGATATCGCGGTGATCGGAGCGCAGCGGCCGGTTTGCTTCGTCGCCAAGAGCGAGGTTGCCGGCTGGCCGGTGATCGGGTTCCTGGCCAGGCTGCAGCGCACCGTCTTCATCGACCGGATGCGCCGCTCCGCTACCGCCGGCACCGCAGCCGAGATGGGCGAGCGGCTGGCGGCCGGCGAGGCCGTCGTGCTGTTCGCCGAGGGGACCACGGGCGACGGCACGCGCACCCTGCCGCTGCGATCCTCGCTGCTGGGAGCCGCGCATGAGGCGCTGGGGCCACGCGAGGACGGCGACATCACGGTCCAACCGCTGGCGATCACCTATACCGGCTTCCATGGCATGGCCGGCGGACGCGACGAGCGCACGGCGCTCGCCTGGTATGGCGAGACCGAACTCGTCCCCCACCTCAGGACGCTTCTGAACACGGGCGCGATCGACGTCGAGCTCGCCTGGGGGCCGCCGATCGCGATGGGGAAGAAGACCTCGCGCAAGGAGGCGACGCGGCTCGCCGAAATCGCGATCCGCCGGGCGCGGCAGGAAGCGGTGACCGGACGGGGGTTGGATTGA